A section of the Anas platyrhynchos isolate ZD024472 breed Pekin duck chromosome 37, IASCAAS_PekinDuck_T2T, whole genome shotgun sequence genome encodes:
- the LOC140001064 gene encoding olfactory receptor 14A16-like, translating into MTMNELKELPAQGRAHGQKNQMVNSSRITEFLLLAFTDTRELELLHFALFLGIYLAALLGNGFILTAVACDHRLHTPMYFFLLNLALLDLGSISTTLPKAMANALLYTRVISYAGCAAQILLLPFFITAECCLLTVMAYDRYVAICQPLHYGTLLGTRACATMAAAAWGYGFINALLHTANTFSLPLCQGNAVDQFFCEIPQILKLSCSDSYMREAGLLVVSGCLAFGCFVFIVLSYAQIFRAVLRIPSEQGQHKAFSTCLPHLFVVSLFVSIGMFSYLKPPSISSPCLDLFVTVLYVVVPPAVNPLVYSMRNKMLKKALQKILEQMLVQDH; encoded by the exons ATGACCATGAACGAGCTCAAAGAGTTGCCAGCACAAGGCA GAGCCCATGGTCAGAAAAATCAAATGGTCAACAGCAGCCgcatcactgagttcctcctgctggcattcacagACACGCGGGAGCTggagctcctgcacttcgcgctcttcctgggcatctacctggctgccctcctgggcaacggcttcatcctcactgccgtagcctgcgaccaccgcctccacacccccatgtacttcttcctcctcaacctcgccctcctcgacctgggatccatctccaccactcttcccaaagccatggccaatgccctgtTGTACACCAGGGTCAtctcctatgcaggatgtgctgcacagatCTTACTGCTTCCTTTCTTCATCACAGCAGAGTGTTGTctcctcaccgtcatggcctacgaccgctacgtggCCATTTGccagcccctgcactacgggaccctcctgggcaCCAGGGCctgtgccaccatggcagcagctgcctggggctaTGGGTTCATCAATGCTCTTCTGCACACTgccaacacattttctcttcctctctgccaaggcaatgctgtggaccagttcttctgtgaaatcccccagatcctcaagctctcctgctcagactccTACATGAGGGAAGCTGGGCTTCTTGTGGTTAGTGGATGTTTAGcctttgggtgttttgttttcattgtgctgtcctatgctcagatcttcagggctgtgctgagaatcccctctgagcagggtcagcacaaagccttttccacatgcctccctcacttGTTTGTGGTGTCCCTGTTTGTCAGCATTGGCATGTTTTCCTACCTGAAgcctccctccatctcctccccatgccTGGATCTTTTTGTGACTGTGCTTTATgtggtggtgcctccagcagtgaatcCTCTcgtctacagcatgaggaacaagatGCTCAAGAAAGCTCTCCAGAAAATATTGGAACAAATGCTAGTTCAAGATCACTAA